A region of Crenobacter cavernae DNA encodes the following proteins:
- a CDS encoding LysR substrate-binding domain-containing protein produces MRKLPPLSALKAFEAAARHRHFGRAADELFVTHSAISHQVRSLEDALGVALFEKQGRQVALTHVGTRMLHAVEQALDIMAEACADASHPGMRGDLTLSAPPELAHRLFTRIAAEFADRYSDLTLRLLVHDSDSREVNPSADLTLLYDLPATDWDRYWAVPMRAIDFFPVCHPALVQQENHLAQPSDLARHRLLHDDQDGKNWATWLGAFAPEIAPPRGNLHFAHSGLAIEAALLKTGVALADELTAGEELKSGRLVRPFTGGVPSPGQYYLVYERRKRDDARLAAFLAFPALAPYLCESNSPIIEN; encoded by the coding sequence ATGCGCAAACTCCCGCCGCTCAGCGCCCTCAAGGCCTTCGAGGCCGCCGCCCGCCACCGCCACTTCGGCCGCGCCGCCGACGAACTCTTCGTCACGCACAGCGCGATCAGCCATCAGGTGCGCTCGCTCGAAGACGCGCTCGGCGTCGCGCTGTTCGAGAAGCAGGGGCGGCAGGTCGCGTTGACCCACGTCGGCACGCGGATGCTGCACGCGGTCGAACAGGCGCTCGACATCATGGCCGAGGCGTGCGCCGACGCAAGCCACCCGGGCATGCGCGGCGACCTGACGCTATCGGCGCCGCCCGAGCTCGCGCACCGCCTCTTCACGCGCATCGCGGCCGAATTCGCCGACCGCTACTCCGACCTGACGCTACGCCTCTTGGTGCACGACAGCGACAGCCGCGAAGTGAATCCTTCGGCCGACCTCACCCTGCTCTACGACCTGCCGGCGACCGACTGGGACCGCTACTGGGCGGTGCCGATGAGGGCGATCGACTTCTTCCCGGTTTGCCACCCGGCGCTGGTGCAGCAGGAAAACCATCTCGCCCAACCTTCCGATCTCGCGCGCCACCGCCTGCTGCACGATGACCAGGACGGCAAGAACTGGGCGACCTGGCTCGGCGCGTTCGCGCCCGAGATCGCGCCGCCGCGCGGAAACCTGCATTTCGCGCACTCGGGGCTCGCCATCGAGGCGGCGCTGTTGAAAACGGGCGTCGCGCTCGCCGACGAGCTGACCGCCGGCGAGGAACTCAAGAGCGGCCGCCTGGTGCGCCCCTTCACCGGCGGCGTGCCGTCGCCCGGCCAGTACTATCTCGTCTACGAACGCCGCAAGCGAGACGACGCGCGCCTCGCCGCCTTCCTCGCCTTTCCCGCGCTCGCGCCGTACCTGTGTGAATCCAACTCACCGATCATCGAAAATTGA
- the aguA gene encoding agmatine deiminase: MARTLTSLPRDDGFTVPGEFEPKAGCWLGWPERPDVWRNGGKPAQKVWVDIAAAIAKTDPVTVCVSAQQYANARVMLPAHIRVLEMSVNDSWFRDSGPAWLVNDSGDVRGVDFRFNAYGGFDGGLYFPWDKDEEIAQKILEAERADRYRCPLIAEMGGIQSDGEGTILTTEQCLLNANRNGHLGKDAVTDTLLDYLGADKVIWLPRGCKFDETDGHIDDLACFVRPGEVVMQWTDDASDPQYEIYQEAYAILSTSTDAKGRKLKIHKMHAPKPLVWTEEEAAGLDHGDAAMARVAGTTICASYINYYVGNGVVVVPEFGDANDKPAQQLLADLFPTHEVVGIANTREILLGGGNIACITSPQYAARRR; encoded by the coding sequence ATGGCGCGTACCCTTACCTCCCTGCCCCGCGACGACGGCTTCACCGTGCCCGGTGAATTCGAGCCCAAGGCCGGCTGCTGGCTCGGCTGGCCCGAACGGCCCGACGTGTGGCGCAACGGCGGCAAGCCGGCGCAGAAGGTCTGGGTCGACATCGCCGCCGCGATCGCTAAGACCGACCCGGTCACCGTCTGCGTGTCGGCCCAGCAGTACGCCAATGCGCGCGTCATGCTGCCCGCGCATATCCGCGTGCTCGAGATGAGCGTCAACGACTCGTGGTTCCGCGACAGCGGCCCGGCCTGGCTCGTGAACGATTCCGGCGACGTGCGCGGCGTCGACTTCCGCTTCAATGCCTACGGCGGCTTCGACGGCGGCCTCTACTTCCCGTGGGACAAGGACGAAGAGATCGCGCAGAAGATCCTCGAGGCCGAGCGCGCCGACCGCTACCGCTGCCCGCTCATCGCCGAGATGGGCGGCATCCAGAGCGACGGCGAAGGCACGATCCTGACCACCGAGCAGTGCCTGTTGAACGCCAACCGCAACGGCCACCTGGGTAAGGATGCCGTCACCGATACGCTGCTCGACTACCTCGGCGCCGACAAGGTGATCTGGCTGCCGCGCGGCTGCAAGTTCGACGAGACCGACGGCCACATCGACGACCTCGCGTGCTTCGTGCGCCCCGGCGAAGTCGTCATGCAGTGGACCGACGACGCGAGCGACCCGCAGTATGAGATCTACCAGGAGGCATACGCGATCCTGTCGACCAGCACCGATGCCAAAGGCCGCAAGCTGAAGATCCACAAGATGCACGCGCCCAAGCCGCTCGTATGGACCGAAGAAGAAGCCGCCGGCCTTGACCACGGCGATGCGGCGATGGCGCGCGTCGCCGGCACGACGATCTGCGCGTCGTACATCAATTACTACGTCGGCAACGGCGTCGTCGTCGTCCCCGAGTTCGGCGACGCGAACGACAAACCGGCGCAGCAGCTGCTCGCCGACCTGTTCCCGACGCACGAGGTCGTCGGCATCGCCAACACGCGCGAGATCCTGCTCGGCGGCGGCAACATCGCGTGCATCACCTCGCCGCAGTACGCCGCCCGCCGCCGCTGA
- a CDS encoding polyamine ABC transporter substrate-binding protein: MKTRVLAAVFCALPGFAHSDAVLNVYNWSDYIAPDTVKNFEKETGIKVRYDLFDSNEILQAKMLTGHSSYDLVVPSNGFLARQIPAGVYQKLDKGKLKNYGNLKPDILEAMAEFDPGNAYAIPYLVSTITLGVNVDKVKAALGQLPMPANEWDLLFDPQYVSKLKSCGVSVLDTPSESLLIAMHYLGKSPKSTDPADWRAAAALYRDKVRPSITRFSSSGYVNEFAKGSLCLVMGYGSDLNIAKRRAADARPPVRLKTLAPSRGVMIGIESLVIPRDAPNAANAHRFIDYLLRPDVAVKIAEAVTATTPNSLAEARLPQSAKDDPTRTLPPAMLKASFLQPPADAALQRLQTRLWTGVKTRK, encoded by the coding sequence ATGAAAACGCGTGTGCTCGCCGCCGTCTTCTGTGCGCTGCCTGGCTTCGCCCATTCCGACGCGGTGCTCAACGTCTACAATTGGTCGGACTACATCGCGCCGGACACGGTGAAGAACTTCGAGAAGGAGACCGGCATCAAGGTGCGCTACGACCTGTTCGACTCGAACGAGATCCTGCAGGCGAAGATGCTGACCGGCCATTCGAGCTACGACCTCGTCGTGCCGTCCAACGGTTTCCTCGCGCGGCAGATCCCCGCCGGCGTCTACCAGAAGCTCGACAAGGGCAAACTCAAGAACTACGGCAACCTCAAGCCCGACATCCTCGAGGCGATGGCCGAATTCGACCCGGGCAACGCCTATGCCATCCCCTACCTGGTGTCGACGATCACGCTCGGCGTCAACGTCGACAAGGTGAAGGCGGCGCTAGGCCAACTGCCGATGCCGGCCAACGAGTGGGACCTGCTGTTCGACCCGCAATACGTGTCGAAGCTGAAGTCCTGCGGCGTGTCGGTGCTCGACACGCCGTCCGAATCGCTGTTGATCGCCATGCACTACCTCGGCAAGTCGCCGAAGAGCACCGACCCGGCCGACTGGCGCGCCGCGGCGGCGCTCTACCGCGACAAGGTGCGGCCGTCGATCACGCGCTTCTCGTCGTCGGGCTACGTCAACGAATTCGCCAAGGGCAGCCTGTGCCTGGTGATGGGCTACGGCAGCGACCTCAACATCGCCAAACGGCGCGCCGCCGACGCCAGGCCGCCGGTGAGGCTGAAGACGCTCGCGCCTTCGCGTGGCGTGATGATAGGCATCGAGAGCCTGGTGATCCCGCGCGACGCGCCCAACGCCGCCAACGCGCACCGCTTCATCGACTACCTGTTGCGCCCCGACGTCGCGGTCAAGATCGCTGAGGCGGTCACCGCGACCACGCCGAATAGCTTGGCCGAGGCGCGGCTGCCACAATCGGCAAAGGACGACCCGACGCGCACGCTGCCGCCGGCGATGCTGAAAGCGAGCTTCCTGCAACCGCCTGCCGACGCCGCGCTGCAGCGGCTGCAAACGCGGCTGTGGACCGGGGTCAAGACGCGCAAGTAG
- a CDS encoding YaiI/YqxD family protein, with translation MHIWVDADACPKVIKETLFRVAERTRIATVLVANQLLRVPPSAHIRAVQVPAGFDVADKHIAQAVEAGDLVITADIPLAAAVVDKGALALSPRGELFSADNIASLLTMRNFMTGLRDSGVDTGGPAAISQADRQAFANQLDRLLTRLAARRP, from the coding sequence ATGCATATCTGGGTCGACGCCGACGCCTGCCCGAAGGTGATCAAGGAAACGCTGTTCCGCGTCGCCGAACGCACCCGCATCGCGACCGTACTCGTCGCCAACCAGCTCTTGCGGGTGCCGCCGTCGGCGCATATCCGCGCGGTGCAGGTACCGGCCGGCTTCGACGTCGCCGACAAGCACATCGCACAGGCGGTCGAAGCAGGCGACCTAGTGATCACCGCCGACATCCCGCTCGCCGCCGCGGTCGTCGACAAGGGCGCGCTGGCGCTGAGCCCGCGCGGCGAACTGTTCAGCGCCGACAACATCGCATCGCTGTTGACGATGCGCAACTTCATGACCGGGCTGCGCGATTCCGGCGTCGACACCGGCGGCCCGGCGGCGATCAGCCAGGCCGACCGCCAGGCTTTCGCCAACCAGCTCGACCGGCTCTTGACCCGTCTCGCGGCGCGCCGTCCCTGA
- a CDS encoding DUF1415 domain-containing protein, translating into MYQAPAQDDASQDETVVDITRQWLEKAVIGLNLCPFAKAVHVKKQIRYVVSHAKNIDTLLEELTIELETLAEASPDAIDTTLLIHPWALSDFLDYNDFLDIADAVVEELELDGILQVASFHPDYQFEGTEADDIENFSNRAPFPTLHLLREDSIERAVEAFPDAGDIYERNIETLKKLGHDGWNALGIGQKKH; encoded by the coding sequence ATGTACCAAGCCCCCGCACAAGACGATGCATCGCAAGACGAAACCGTCGTCGACATCACCCGTCAATGGCTGGAAAAAGCCGTGATCGGCCTGAATCTCTGCCCGTTCGCCAAGGCGGTCCACGTCAAGAAACAGATCCGCTACGTCGTCAGCCACGCCAAGAACATCGACACGCTGCTGGAAGAGCTCACTATCGAACTGGAAACCCTGGCCGAGGCCAGTCCCGACGCGATCGACACTACCTTGCTGATCCACCCGTGGGCGCTGTCTGACTTCCTCGACTACAACGATTTTCTCGACATCGCCGACGCGGTCGTCGAGGAACTCGAGCTCGACGGCATCCTGCAGGTGGCGAGCTTCCATCCCGACTACCAGTTCGAAGGCACCGAAGCGGACGACATCGAGAACTTCAGCAACCGGGCGCCCTTCCCCACGCTGCACCTTCTGCGCGAGGACAGCATCGAACGCGCGGTCGAGGCCTTCCCCGACGCCGGCGACATCTACGAGCGCAATATCGAAACGCTAAAGAAGCTCGGCCACGACGGCTGGAACGCGCTCGGCATCGGCCAGAAGAAGCACTGA
- a CDS encoding GlsB/YeaQ/YmgE family stress response membrane protein: MGWILTIIVGGLIGWLASKIMNTDAQQGIIANILVGVVGAALGRWLFADVLGIGSAGAAGASSLTGLLFGVLGAVVLIFLLKLVGVFK, translated from the coding sequence ATGGGCTGGATCCTCACGATCATCGTCGGCGGCCTCATAGGCTGGCTGGCCAGCAAGATCATGAACACCGACGCTCAGCAGGGCATCATCGCCAACATCCTCGTCGGCGTCGTCGGCGCGGCGCTCGGCCGCTGGCTGTTCGCCGACGTGCTCGGCATCGGTTCGGCGGGCGCCGCCGGCGCGTCCTCGCTCACGGGTCTGCTGTTCGGCGTGCTCGGCGCGGTCGTACTGATCTTCCTGCTCAAGCTCGTCGGCGTATTCAAATAG
- a CDS encoding NCS2 family permease — protein sequence MLDRIFKLQEHDTNTRTEIIAGVTTFLTMAYIIFVNPTILGTTGMDKNAVFVATCLAAATGSLIMAFVANWPIGMAPGMGLNAFFAFTVVGAMGYTWQQALGAVFISGCIFIVLTITGARSWLIAGVPKSLRCAIGAGIGLFLAIIALGNAGIVVANPATKVGLGNLHSPQALMAIFGFFLIAVLDAMRVRGAILIGIIAVTVLSMVLGYNQFTGIFSMPPSLEPTFLKLDITSALSGGLLQVILVFVLVEVFDATGTLMGVARRAGLLEGDRYKGLGRALFGDSIAIFLGSLLGTSSTTAYIESASGVQAGGRTGLTALTIAVLFLAALFLSPLAGSVPAYATAPALLYVAGLMLHELLEVEWGDITEATPAALAVLAMPFTYSIANGLAFGFITYAVLKLFTGRAKEVHPAAWTIAVLFLIRYAFFAGE from the coding sequence ATGCTGGACAGGATCTTCAAGCTGCAGGAACACGATACCAACACCCGCACCGAGATCATCGCGGGCGTCACCACCTTCCTGACGATGGCCTACATCATCTTCGTGAACCCGACCATCCTCGGGACCACCGGCATGGACAAGAACGCGGTCTTCGTCGCGACTTGCCTGGCGGCGGCGACGGGCTCTCTGATCATGGCCTTCGTCGCGAACTGGCCGATCGGCATGGCGCCGGGCATGGGACTGAACGCCTTCTTCGCCTTCACCGTGGTCGGCGCGATGGGCTACACCTGGCAGCAGGCCTTGGGCGCGGTCTTCATCTCGGGCTGCATCTTCATCGTGCTGACCATCACCGGCGCGCGATCGTGGCTGATCGCCGGCGTCCCCAAGTCGCTGCGCTGTGCAATCGGTGCAGGTATCGGCCTCTTCCTCGCGATCATCGCACTCGGCAACGCCGGCATCGTCGTCGCCAACCCCGCGACCAAGGTCGGCCTCGGCAATCTGCATTCGCCTCAGGCGCTGATGGCCATCTTCGGATTTTTCCTGATCGCCGTACTCGACGCCATGCGGGTGCGCGGAGCCATCCTGATCGGCATCATCGCCGTAACCGTCCTCAGTATGGTGCTGGGCTACAACCAGTTCACTGGGATATTCTCGATGCCGCCTAGCCTCGAACCCACCTTCCTGAAGCTGGATATCACCAGCGCTCTAAGTGGCGGCCTCCTGCAGGTGATTCTGGTGTTCGTGCTCGTCGAGGTGTTCGACGCCACCGGTACGCTGATGGGCGTGGCGCGCCGCGCCGGCCTGCTCGAAGGCGACCGCTACAAGGGGCTCGGCCGTGCGCTGTTCGGCGACAGCATCGCTATCTTCCTCGGCTCGCTGCTCGGCACCAGCAGCACGACCGCCTATATCGAGAGCGCCTCGGGCGTGCAGGCCGGCGGCCGAACCGGGCTGACGGCGCTGACCATCGCCGTACTCTTTCTGGCCGCGCTGTTCCTGTCGCCACTCGCGGGCTCCGTGCCGGCTTACGCGACCGCGCCCGCACTCTTGTACGTCGCAGGCCTGATGCTGCACGAACTGCTTGAAGTGGAGTGGGGTGACATCACCGAAGCGACCCCCGCCGCGCTGGCCGTGCTGGCGATGCCGTTCACCTACTCGATCGCCAACGGCCTCGCGTTCGGCTTCATCACCTACGCCGTCCTGAAACTGTTCACCGGCCGCGCGAAGGAAGTCCACCCGGCGGCCTGGACCATCGCCGTGCTGTTCCTGATCCGCTACGCCTTCTTCGCCGGCGAATAG
- a CDS encoding adenosine deaminase, with translation MTQQEALIRALPKVELHLHIEGSLEPEMMFELARRNGIKLPYDSVEAVREAYDFDNLQSFLDLYYAGAGVLITEQDFYDLTWAYLKRCEADKVVHTEIFFDPQTHTDRGIAFETVLNGIRRALKDGNEQLRISSKLIMSFLRHLSEEEGFKTLEMARPYLEQIDGVGLDSSEVGHPPSKFERLFAECKALGLPRVAHAGEEGPPEYVWEAIKLLDVCRIDHGVRALEDEKLVESLAETRLPLTVCPYSNVKLKVFDRLADHNLRDLLAKGLCATVNSDDPAYFGGYVQENYLGCARELKLSVEEILQLVKNGFEACWLEEGERGWWMGECDIIAEKFIA, from the coding sequence ATGACGCAGCAAGAAGCCCTGATCCGCGCTCTGCCCAAGGTGGAGCTCCATCTGCACATCGAGGGCTCGCTGGAGCCGGAGATGATGTTCGAGCTGGCGCGCCGCAACGGCATCAAGCTGCCGTACGACAGCGTGGAGGCGGTGCGCGAGGCGTACGACTTCGACAACCTGCAGTCCTTCCTCGACCTGTATTACGCCGGCGCCGGCGTGCTGATCACCGAGCAGGACTTCTATGACCTGACGTGGGCCTATCTCAAGCGTTGCGAAGCCGACAAGGTGGTGCACACGGAAATATTTTTCGACCCGCAAACGCATACCGACCGCGGTATCGCGTTCGAGACGGTGCTGAACGGCATCCGGCGCGCGTTGAAAGACGGCAACGAGCAATTGCGGATCAGCTCGAAGCTGATCATGTCCTTCCTGCGCCACCTGTCAGAAGAAGAGGGTTTCAAGACGCTGGAGATGGCGCGTCCTTACCTCGAGCAGATCGACGGCGTCGGTCTCGATTCGAGCGAGGTCGGTCACCCGCCGTCCAAGTTCGAGCGCCTGTTCGCCGAATGCAAGGCGCTCGGCCTGCCGCGCGTCGCTCACGCCGGCGAGGAGGGCCCGCCCGAGTATGTGTGGGAGGCGATCAAGCTTCTGGACGTGTGCCGCATCGACCACGGGGTACGCGCGCTCGAGGACGAGAAACTGGTAGAAAGCTTGGCCGAGACCCGCCTGCCGCTGACCGTCTGCCCCTACTCCAACGTCAAGCTCAAGGTGTTCGATCGACTAGCCGACCACAATCTGCGCGATCTCTTGGCCAAGGGTCTGTGCGCGACGGTCAACTCGGACGATCCGGCCTACTTCGGCGGCTACGTGCAGGAGAACTATCTGGGCTGTGCGCGAGAACTGAAGCTGTCCGTCGAGGAAATCCTGCAACTGGTGAAGAACGGCTTCGAGGCGTGCTGGCTGGAAGAGGGCGAGCGCGGCTGGTGGATGGGCGAGTGCGACATCATCGCCGAGAAATTCATCGCCTGA
- a CDS encoding branched-chain amino acid ABC transporter substrate-binding protein, which yields MQLTKLTTLSVAVAAALAISACGKKEEAPAGGQASNVEAGAQVVKIGFAAPLTGPQAHYGEEYKNGVTLAIEDANAEKPSIDGKPVAFELVAEDDQADPKTATQLAQKFVDQKVNGIIGHFNSGTSIPASKIYSDAGIPMIAMATSPVFTSQGYKTTFRSMTSDTQQGSVMGRFVVDKLGAKNIVIVDDRTAYGQGLADEFEKAVKAAGGNVVKREFTNDKATDFAAILTSIKGVNPDVIFYGGADSQSAPMAKQMKRLGLKAPLVSGEMTKTPNFLKLAGKEGDGTIASLAGLPLEQMPKGKDYESRYKSRFNMDVATYSPYGYDATRAMIDAMKQANSSDPAKYLPVLAKINYTGVTSSSWAYDDKGDLKDGDITVYKVENGEWKVLQTMGGGAAPAAAGASAAQ from the coding sequence ATGCAATTGACCAAACTCACGACGCTGTCCGTCGCGGTAGCCGCCGCCCTGGCGATCTCGGCCTGCGGTAAAAAAGAAGAAGCGCCGGCCGGCGGTCAGGCCTCGAACGTCGAAGCTGGCGCTCAGGTGGTGAAGATCGGCTTCGCCGCGCCGCTCACCGGCCCGCAAGCCCACTACGGCGAGGAATACAAGAATGGCGTGACGCTCGCCATCGAAGACGCCAACGCCGAGAAACCGAGCATCGACGGCAAGCCTGTCGCTTTTGAACTGGTCGCCGAAGACGACCAGGCCGACCCGAAGACCGCGACCCAGCTCGCGCAGAAATTCGTCGACCAGAAGGTGAACGGCATCATCGGTCACTTCAACTCGGGCACCTCGATCCCGGCGTCCAAGATCTACTCCGACGCCGGCATCCCGATGATCGCGATGGCGACGTCGCCGGTGTTCACCTCGCAAGGCTACAAGACCACCTTCCGTTCGATGACGTCCGACACCCAGCAAGGCTCGGTGATGGGGCGTTTCGTCGTCGACAAGCTCGGCGCCAAGAACATCGTGATCGTCGACGACCGTACCGCCTACGGTCAGGGTCTGGCCGACGAGTTCGAGAAGGCGGTGAAGGCCGCCGGCGGCAACGTCGTGAAACGTGAATTCACCAACGACAAGGCGACCGACTTCGCCGCGATCCTGACCTCGATCAAGGGCGTCAACCCGGACGTCATCTTCTACGGCGGCGCCGATTCGCAGTCCGCCCCGATGGCCAAGCAGATGAAGCGCCTGGGCCTGAAGGCGCCGCTGGTGTCGGGCGAGATGACCAAGACCCCGAACTTCCTGAAGCTGGCCGGCAAGGAAGGTGACGGCACGATCGCTTCGCTGGCCGGCCTGCCTCTCGAGCAGATGCCCAAAGGCAAGGACTATGAGAGCCGCTACAAGTCGCGCTTCAATATGGATGTGGCGACCTACTCGCCGTACGGTTACGATGCGACCCGCGCGATGATCGACGCGATGAAACAGGCCAACTCGTCCGATCCGGCCAAGTATTTGCCGGTGCTCGCCAAGATCAACTACACCGGCGTGACCTCGTCCAGCTGGGCCTACGACGATAAGGGCGACCTGAAGGACGGCGACATCACCGTTTACAAGGTGGAAAACGGCGAGTGGAAAGTGCTCCAGACCATGGGCGGCGGCGCTGCACCGGCGGCTGCCGGCGCTTCGGCCGCTCAATAA